The following are encoded in a window of Solidesulfovibrio magneticus RS-1 genomic DNA:
- a CDS encoding nucleoside 2-deoxyribosyltransferase → MRVYLAGPLFTLAERRFMAHLRDLAGELPGVEAVWPGDLFPAEELAGLGEAAKHHIFKGCVDALEGCDLVVAVLDGPAVDDGTAWEVGYAYARGLPAWGLRTDFRNAGDTERSLVNCMIECACQTIHRDLDALLAALARRASGGAGA, encoded by the coding sequence ATGCGCGTCTATCTCGCCGGTCCGCTTTTCACCTTGGCCGAGCGTCGTTTCATGGCCCATCTGCGCGATCTGGCCGGGGAACTCCCCGGTGTCGAGGCGGTCTGGCCGGGCGACCTGTTTCCGGCCGAGGAACTGGCCGGCCTGGGCGAGGCGGCCAAGCACCATATCTTTAAAGGCTGCGTCGACGCCCTGGAGGGCTGCGACCTGGTCGTGGCCGTCCTCGACGGCCCGGCCGTGGACGACGGCACGGCCTGGGAAGTGGGCTACGCCTACGCCCGGGGGCTGCCGGCCTGGGGGCTGCGCACGGATTTTCGCAACGCCGGCGACACGGAGAGGTCGCTGGTCAACTGCATGATCGAATGCGCCTGCCAGACCATCCACCGCGACCTCGACGCGCTGCTGGCCGCCCTGGCCCGGCGGGCGTCGGGGGGGGCGGGCGCATGA
- a CDS encoding FeoA family protein, which yields MVMSLRKLAVNQKGCIKAVTASGEMGRRIRDMGLIPGTPIMVVGHAPLADPVALRMRGFTLSLRNSEADCITVEAV from the coding sequence ATGGTCATGTCTTTGAGAAAATTGGCCGTCAATCAGAAGGGCTGCATCAAGGCCGTCACGGCCAGCGGCGAAATGGGCCGACGCATTCGCGACATGGGGCTTATCCCCGGTACGCCGATCATGGTGGTCGGTCACGCGCCCTTGGCCGATCCGGTGGCCCTGCGGATGCGCGGCTTCACCTTGTCGCTTCGCAACAGCGAAGCCGACTGCATCACCGTGGAGGCGGTCTAG